The Martelella sp. AD-3 genome includes a region encoding these proteins:
- a CDS encoding dihydrodipicolinate synthase family protein, translated as MARQPEIWPPLLTPFLENGEIDFDAIQGLVDFYVARGVAGLLVTGLSAEPLTMNDTERAAVIRAAVRAVAGRVPVAASVFCRQGEGWPDAIARVRAIGGVDCCVLLTGHLVVEGESDEAFLACLETIIADSTGDLGLYEAPRPYKRLISDKALACAAQSGRFTFLKDTCCSLAQIKRRIGIVSGSRLKLMNAEVATFRASFEAGADGFCGLMANVFPDLLQRAASEETDALSLLLTAGDMALEQSYPGSAKALLGERYGLGLTSFSRVLGRMTTCQDCTGLFALDEYFNRYQKTR; from the coding sequence ATGGCCCGCCAACCCGAAATCTGGCCGCCTCTCCTCACCCCGTTTCTCGAAAACGGGGAGATTGATTTTGATGCCATTCAGGGCCTCGTCGATTTCTATGTCGCGCGCGGCGTCGCCGGCTTGCTTGTCACCGGACTTTCTGCCGAACCGCTCACGATGAACGATACCGAGCGGGCAGCGGTTATCAGGGCCGCTGTCCGCGCGGTTGCGGGAAGGGTTCCCGTCGCCGCCTCGGTGTTCTGCAGGCAAGGCGAAGGCTGGCCGGATGCGATTGCGCGTGTGCGGGCGATCGGCGGCGTTGACTGCTGCGTCCTTCTGACCGGACACCTGGTCGTTGAGGGCGAAAGCGACGAGGCCTTTCTCGCATGCCTTGAGACGATCATCGCAGATAGCACCGGCGATCTCGGTCTCTACGAGGCGCCCCGCCCCTACAAGCGGCTGATCTCCGACAAGGCTCTTGCCTGTGCGGCGCAGAGCGGACGCTTCACCTTCTTGAAGGATACCTGCTGCAGCCTTGCGCAAATAAAACGCAGGATCGGAATTGTCAGCGGCAGCCGACTGAAGCTGATGAACGCCGAAGTGGCAACATTTCGGGCCTCGTTCGAGGCCGGTGCGGACGGGTTCTGCGGCCTGATGGCCAATGTGTTTCCGGACCTGCTCCAGCGGGCTGCGAGCGAGGAGACCGATGCACTCTCGCTGTTGCTGACTGCCGGAGATATGGCCCTGGAACAGAGCTATCCCGGCTCGGCCAAGGCCCTGCTCGGCGAAAGGTATGGCCTCGGCCTGACCAGTTTCTCACGCGTTTTGGGGCGGATGACGACATGTCAGGACTGCACCGGGCTTTTCGCGCTCGATGAGTACTTCAACAGATACCAGAAAACGCGCTAA
- a CDS encoding LacI family DNA-binding transcriptional regulator, translating to MADKRVTIGDIAEAVGLSTSTVSRALSGKGYVAADVKARVVTAAQKIGYVPDLNARNLRQGSSTQIGLVVSSILDPFYAELATGFQEVARAEGYEVILIIDRADPKEQKAAVKSLIAMGVSAIAITPVSAEAVASVRDFGRPVLQIDRSVSDANALVAGDNRAGGKMATEHLIGFGHERIALLIDHDQWTTGRARIEGWREAFTERGLAVPEDLIFKLGSSDAEIASGLDRFVGALKTKSITAIFSANSVVSQRFYVALGKHGVRVPEDVSVVAYDDALWMTMVTPTISAVSQHVEEMGRHAAELLIRQIGAGRKGPWPVRTFVQPSLIARSSVLALHDGRQSSPSL from the coding sequence ATGGCAGATAAGCGCGTCACGATCGGCGATATCGCAGAGGCGGTCGGTCTTTCGACCTCGACCGTCTCGCGCGCGCTCAGCGGCAAGGGCTATGTCGCCGCCGACGTCAAGGCGCGCGTCGTCACCGCGGCGCAGAAGATCGGCTATGTGCCGGACCTCAATGCCCGCAATCTCAGACAGGGCTCCAGCACACAGATCGGTCTCGTCGTCTCGAGTATTCTGGACCCCTTCTATGCCGAGCTTGCCACGGGTTTTCAGGAGGTCGCCCGAGCGGAGGGCTACGAGGTTATCCTGATCATCGATCGCGCCGATCCGAAGGAGCAGAAGGCGGCGGTGAAATCGCTGATCGCCATGGGTGTTTCGGCGATCGCGATCACGCCGGTCTCGGCCGAGGCGGTGGCGAGCGTGCGCGATTTCGGCCGGCCGGTCCTGCAGATCGACCGTTCCGTCAGCGACGCCAACGCCCTTGTCGCAGGCGACAACCGGGCCGGCGGCAAGATGGCGACCGAACATCTGATCGGCTTCGGCCACGAACGGATCGCCCTCCTCATCGATCACGACCAGTGGACGACCGGACGGGCACGCATCGAGGGCTGGCGCGAAGCCTTCACCGAGCGCGGCCTTGCCGTGCCGGAAGACCTCATTTTCAAGCTCGGCTCCTCCGACGCGGAAATCGCCTCCGGTCTTGACCGGTTCGTCGGCGCGCTGAAAACAAAATCGATCACTGCGATCTTCTCGGCCAACAGCGTCGTCTCGCAGCGCTTTTACGTGGCGCTTGGCAAGCACGGTGTGCGCGTTCCAGAAGATGTCTCGGTGGTGGCCTATGACGATGCGCTCTGGATGACCATGGTGACCCCGACCATCAGCGCCGTCAGCCAGCATGTCGAAGAAATGGGCCGTCATGCAGCGGAATTGCTCATCCGACAGATCGGCGCGGGCCGTAAAGGCCCTTGGCCCGTTCGCACCTTTGTTCAACCGAGCCTGATAGCGCGTTCCAGCGTGCTCGCTCTGCATGACGGGCGGCAATCGAGCCCCAGTCTCTGA
- a CDS encoding IclR family transcriptional regulator, with amino-acid sequence MKDDQAARVKTRGDEGLKSLSKVVRILECFSVNDRALSLATICQRTGFPKSTTHRLVASMREVGFLDQDRERDSYRLGLRLFEFGDIVLANLDVRREARPMMESLQHMTGQTVHLAVFDGMQAVVIHRVGTGNESHTKAGMIENAPVHCTSIGKAILAFQTEEAVERVISAGMSRYTDQTMTDPDDLRRALAEIREKGYAVDNEEHQPGLRCLGAPIHDQNGRVFAGISVNGPAWQIPENEIPDLAKIVVYQARVISQRLGWHD; translated from the coding sequence ATGAAAGACGATCAGGCAGCACGGGTGAAAACCAGAGGCGATGAGGGACTGAAGTCACTGTCGAAGGTGGTGCGCATCCTGGAGTGCTTTTCGGTCAATGACCGCGCATTGTCGCTTGCGACGATATGCCAGCGGACGGGGTTTCCGAAGAGCACGACGCACCGGCTTGTGGCTTCCATGCGGGAGGTCGGGTTCCTGGATCAGGACAGGGAGCGTGACAGCTATCGCCTGGGGCTCCGGCTGTTCGAGTTCGGCGATATCGTGCTCGCCAATCTCGATGTGCGCCGGGAAGCCCGGCCGATGATGGAATCTCTTCAGCACATGACCGGCCAGACCGTTCATCTTGCTGTTTTCGACGGGATGCAGGCTGTTGTCATCCATCGTGTGGGTACCGGAAACGAAAGCCATACCAAAGCGGGCATGATCGAGAACGCGCCGGTGCATTGCACGAGCATCGGCAAGGCGATCCTCGCATTTCAGACTGAGGAGGCCGTCGAACGGGTGATTTCGGCGGGCATGTCGCGCTACACCGACCAGACAATGACCGATCCCGATGACCTGCGCAGGGCCCTGGCCGAAATTCGCGAGAAGGGCTATGCCGTGGACAATGAGGAGCATCAGCCAGGACTGCGATGTCTCGGCGCTCCGATCCACGATCAGAACGGCCGCGTATTCGCCGGCATCAGCGTCAACGGTCCGGCCTGGCAGATTCCCGAAAACGAAATCCCGGATCTGGCCAAGATCGTCGTCTATCAGGCGCGCGTGATCTCCCAGCGCCTTGGTTGGCACGACTGA
- a CDS encoding tripartite tricarboxylate transporter substrate binding protein: MTILKTLLATTVIVVGGISAACAEYPERPITLIVPWGAGGGTDATGRILATLMEEELGQPINVVNRTGGGSVIGHKEIADADPDGYTLGIITTELSMFHWLGTSELTYKDFTPLGLYNADPSAVVVRTDGPFDSMDALTAAIEENAAAIRAGGANQGGVNHLAYVTLVNELDGNRAFWVPTEGAAPALQLLASGAIDVGVVQLPEAQGLIDAGELKALSILGTKRDPAHPDLPTIKESTGIDFPINGWRGLGGPSDLPDDVSAKLIEVMADVVSSHAFADLMAKRSYGVVWEGGDAFVDYLAQRDEAFGKAMNAAGLVKD, from the coding sequence ATGACTATTCTGAAGACGCTTCTGGCAACGACGGTGATCGTTGTCGGCGGTATTTCGGCAGCGTGCGCCGAATACCCGGAACGGCCGATCACGCTGATCGTGCCCTGGGGCGCGGGCGGCGGAACGGATGCCACCGGACGGATCCTGGCAACGCTGATGGAAGAAGAGCTGGGCCAGCCGATCAATGTCGTCAACCGCACCGGCGGCGGCAGCGTCATCGGCCACAAGGAAATCGCCGATGCCGATCCCGATGGTTACACGCTGGGCATCATCACCACGGAACTGTCGATGTTCCATTGGCTCGGCACATCCGAACTGACCTACAAGGATTTCACGCCGCTCGGCCTTTATAACGCCGACCCGTCCGCCGTGGTCGTCAGAACCGACGGCCCGTTCGACAGCATGGACGCGCTTACAGCGGCGATCGAGGAAAATGCCGCGGCGATCCGGGCCGGCGGCGCCAATCAGGGCGGCGTCAATCACCTGGCCTATGTCACGCTGGTGAACGAGCTTGACGGCAACAGGGCATTCTGGGTGCCGACCGAAGGCGCCGCTCCCGCCCTGCAACTGCTGGCATCCGGAGCGATCGATGTCGGCGTCGTCCAGCTTCCCGAGGCTCAGGGATTGATCGATGCGGGCGAACTGAAGGCACTTTCGATCCTCGGGACCAAGCGCGATCCGGCACACCCTGACCTGCCGACGATCAAGGAAAGCACGGGGATCGACTTTCCGATCAATGGCTGGCGTGGCCTCGGCGGGCCAAGCGACCTCCCCGACGACGTCAGCGCGAAGCTGATCGAGGTCATGGCCGATGTCGTCAGCAGCCACGCATTCGCCGACCTGATGGCCAAGCGCTCCTACGGCGTCGTGTGGGAAGGCGGCGACGCCTTCGTCGACTACCTCGCCCAGCGTGATGAGGCCTTCGGAAAGGCCATGAACGCCGCCGGTCTCGTCAAGGACTGA
- a CDS encoding tripartite tricarboxylate transporter TctB family protein → MSDTSPEDHNADRIATGVPDTVLGLLFVIGGVVLAITGTRMEGLGGMTIGGGTLPIIIGCAFILAGGILAFQGRAEIAMLRRHAAVLFKREDFTWFPVTVLVSLGLYTLLLESVGFLPLTFLFILLMIRIGGGGLVRGGLYAAFLTVFIYVLFVNGLRVPLPVGILG, encoded by the coding sequence ATGAGTGACACCTCACCAGAAGACCACAATGCAGACCGCATCGCCACCGGCGTTCCGGACACCGTCCTCGGATTGCTTTTCGTGATCGGCGGCGTGGTTCTGGCTATCACCGGAACGCGGATGGAAGGGCTCGGCGGCATGACGATCGGCGGGGGAACCCTGCCGATCATCATCGGCTGCGCATTCATTCTGGCGGGCGGCATCCTGGCGTTTCAGGGACGCGCGGAAATCGCGATGCTGCGCCGTCATGCGGCCGTGCTTTTCAAACGCGAGGATTTCACCTGGTTTCCGGTCACCGTGCTGGTGAGCCTTGGCCTCTATACCCTGCTTCTGGAATCCGTCGGTTTCCTGCCGCTTACCTTCCTGTTCATCCTGCTGATGATCCGCATCGGCGGCGGCGGCCTGGTGCGCGGCGGCCTCTATGCAGCATTCCTGACGGTGTTCATCTACGTCCTCTTCGTCAACGGACTTCGCGTTCCGTTGCCGGTCGGCATTCTCGGGTGA
- a CDS encoding tripartite tricarboxylate transporter permease, which yields MHVFLEATELVITPYTLLVICAAATFGLFVGAIPGLTATMATALLVPFSFYMDPVPAIAAIVACTTMAIIAGDIPGALMRIPGTPASAAYVDEAYAMTKAGRPAKALGISICSSSVGGMIGFVALLFIAPALGKIALQFSSFEYFWLAMLGLSCAALISSGSKVKGTLSLLLGLFIATVGLDPLTATPRFSFGWTELMGGISFIPAMIGMFALSEILRHKASEPGKREPVMKIGNPLAGMAGTLWRHKFNVLRGSAFGTVIGALPGAGGDLGAWISYAISKKFSKTPEKFGTGHSEGLVEASATNNAALSSAWIPAMVFGIPGDAVTAIAVGVLVMKGMNPGPTIFINNPQNFYAVMIVFALANLLIIPLGWLAVRFSRSIFRLSRTYLNASILAFCIVGSYAVNNSVFGVGVMLAMGVLAFILESKGFPIAPIILGIVIGPLVEKNFLTSMIIADGNFLGFFERPIAAGLGLFTIAIWVLPLIIRGVSQTRKLAGATGGIANTDRGPQ from the coding sequence ATGCATGTCTTTCTCGAAGCAACCGAACTTGTCATCACGCCCTATACATTGCTGGTGATCTGCGCCGCGGCCACTTTCGGCCTTTTCGTCGGGGCCATTCCCGGCCTCACCGCCACGATGGCGACGGCCCTGCTCGTGCCTTTCTCGTTCTACATGGATCCGGTTCCCGCCATCGCAGCGATCGTGGCCTGCACCACCATGGCCATCATTGCCGGCGACATTCCCGGAGCGCTGATGCGCATTCCCGGCACCCCGGCATCCGCAGCCTATGTCGACGAGGCCTATGCCATGACCAAGGCCGGCCGACCGGCGAAAGCGCTGGGCATTTCCATCTGCTCGTCTTCGGTCGGCGGCATGATCGGCTTTGTCGCCCTGCTCTTCATCGCGCCGGCCCTCGGCAAGATCGCACTGCAGTTTTCGAGTTTTGAATATTTCTGGCTGGCCATGCTGGGGCTGTCATGCGCGGCGCTGATCAGTTCGGGAAGCAAGGTCAAGGGAACGCTTTCGCTGCTTCTCGGTCTGTTCATCGCGACCGTCGGCCTCGACCCGCTGACGGCCACGCCCCGCTTTTCCTTCGGCTGGACGGAACTGATGGGGGGCATCAGCTTCATACCGGCCATGATCGGCATGTTCGCCCTGTCCGAAATCCTCCGGCACAAGGCCAGCGAGCCCGGCAAACGCGAACCGGTCATGAAGATCGGCAATCCGCTTGCCGGTATGGCGGGCACGCTTTGGCGTCATAAGTTCAATGTGCTTCGCGGCAGCGCGTTCGGCACGGTGATCGGCGCCCTGCCCGGCGCCGGCGGCGATCTCGGCGCCTGGATTTCCTATGCCATCTCGAAGAAATTCTCCAAAACGCCGGAAAAATTCGGGACCGGACATTCCGAAGGCCTGGTGGAGGCCTCCGCGACCAACAATGCCGCGCTGAGTTCGGCGTGGATCCCGGCCATGGTCTTCGGCATTCCCGGCGATGCGGTCACGGCCATTGCCGTTGGCGTTCTGGTGATGAAGGGGATGAATCCGGGCCCGACAATCTTCATCAACAATCCCCAGAACTTCTACGCGGTCATGATCGTCTTTGCGCTGGCGAACCTGCTGATCATCCCCCTCGGATGGCTAGCCGTACGTTTTTCGCGCTCGATCTTCCGCCTGTCGCGCACCTATCTCAACGCCTCCATTCTCGCCTTCTGCATCGTCGGCTCCTATGCGGTCAACAACTCGGTCTTCGGCGTCGGCGTGATGCTGGCCATGGGCGTGCTCGCCTTCATTCTCGAGAGCAAGGGGTTCCCGATCGCTCCGATCATCCTGGGCATCGTGATCGGGCCGCTCGTCGAGAAGAATTTTCTCACCTCGATGATCATCGCCGACGGGAACTTTCTGGGCTTCTTCGAACGCCCGATCGCCGCCGGACTGGGCCTCTTCACAATCGCCATCTGGGTGCTGCCCCTGATCATCAGAGGGGTCAGCCAAACCCGCAAGCTTGCCGGCGCGACCGGCGGGATCGCCAATACCGACCGGGGCCCGCAGTAA